The following proteins are co-located in the Mesorhizobium australicum WSM2073 genome:
- a CDS encoding alpha-ketoglutarate-dependent dioxygenase AlkB yields the protein MSPLKPKTAGRVAQHDLFGAAQDDLPEGFAYQTGLITPQDEIELVHHLEALPFKAFDFHGHLANRRVVGFGLRYDYDRREVVEAPPIPDFLLPLREKVAAFARRPAETFAQVLINEYRPGAGIGWHRDKPHFEDVAGVSLLAPCDFRLRRKNGSKWERRTITVEPRSAYLMTGPSRSQWEHSIPPLAEHRYSITLRTLRPRNP from the coding sequence ATGTCGCCGCTCAAACCGAAAACAGCCGGCCGTGTGGCCCAGCACGATCTCTTCGGTGCCGCTCAGGATGATCTGCCGGAGGGTTTCGCCTACCAGACCGGACTGATCACGCCACAGGACGAAATCGAACTCGTCCATCATCTAGAGGCACTGCCCTTCAAGGCCTTCGACTTCCATGGCCATCTGGCAAACCGGCGTGTCGTCGGTTTTGGCCTTCGCTACGATTATGACCGGCGCGAGGTGGTCGAGGCACCGCCGATACCTGATTTTCTGCTGCCCTTGCGCGAAAAGGTCGCGGCTTTTGCGCGCCGGCCGGCCGAAACCTTCGCGCAGGTCTTGATCAACGAGTACCGGCCCGGCGCCGGTATCGGCTGGCACCGCGACAAGCCGCATTTCGAGGATGTCGCGGGCGTTTCGCTGCTGGCGCCCTGCGATTTTCGCCTTCGGCGCAAGAATGGGTCTAAATGGGAGCGTCGGACCATCACTGTTGAGCCGAGATCGGCCTATCTCATGACGGGGCCGTCGCGGTCGCAATGGGAGCACAGCATCCCGCCGCTTGCCGAGCACCGCTACTCGATTACCTTGAGGACATTGCGGCCTCGCAATCCCTGA